Sequence from the Malaciobacter pacificus genome:
AATAAATGGTTATGGAAAGAAAAGCTATTTAAGTAATTTTAAAAGTTTTTATAAGAATTTAAAAAATATTAGTTTTAAACCTTATACTTTAACAACTTCAAAAGAGCATAGTATTAAAACTGTTGCTTCTGGAATTATTGTTTTAGAACACTCTGTAAAAGATGAAAATTCTGCTTTAAAAGATGATTTATCTTTAAGGGATGGAAAATTAAATGCTTTTATTCTCTCTCCTAGTTCATTAATCTCATATTTTACATATTTGATTACTATTTTTTTCTATCATAAAATTTCGGTATTTTCTTTACCTAAAAGTTTAGGATTTATTAAAAGTTCATCTTTAAATATAAAATCTAAAGGAAATATTGATTGTGTTGTTGATGGTGTTTATACACAAAAAACTGATGAAATAAATATAGATGTTTTAAAAGATAGTATTTGTTTACATTTAGGAAGAAGTTTTGAAAATAAATTAAAAAAAGATAGTAATCAAATTGAAGAAAAAGATACTATCAAAGTGAATTATTTACCAAAAGGTGAATTAAAAGAGCTTTTACTTACTAAAAAACTCTATTTATTTAAAAAAGCTAGTGAAGATGATTTTAAAGATTTATTTTTAAGCTTAAATAGTAGTGCAAAGTTTTCATATATATATCTTACTCTTATGATTTTAAGTACTTTAGTTGCAACTACTGGTCTTTTTGCTAATTCAACACCAGTTATTATTGGAGCTATGATTTTAGCACCTTTAATGTCACCTATTATTTCACTTTCTATGGGGGTTATTAGAGCTAATAACTTTTTGATAAGCCAAAGTATTAGAACTCTTTTAATTGGTATTATAATGGCTTTATTTGTATCTTCTTTATTTACATTTTTAATACCCCTTGAAGATATTACAAGTGAGATGAAAGGAAGACTTCATCCAAACTTATTAGATCTTTTTGTGGCAGTTTTTTCAGGAATTGCAGGGGCTTATGCTAGTGCAAAAGAAGAGGTAGCAAAATCTTTAGCTGGAGTTGCTATTGCTGTTGCTTTAGTGCCACCTTTAAGTGTAACAGGTATTGGTATAGGTTTTGGTGATTTAAGTATGATTTATGGCTCATTTTTACTATTTATTACAAACTTAGTAGGGATTACTTTAAGTGCTGCACTTACTTTTATAATCTTGGGATATTCACCAATTAAAAGGGCAAAAAAAGGTCTATTTTATACTGGAATTATGATGGCATTGATTACTATTCCTTTACTTAATTCTTTTGATGAACTAGTAGTAAAAAATGAGTATTTAAATAAATTAGAGAAAATAGAGTATGTAAAAATAGAAGATAAAATGATAAATCTTGAAGTACTTGACTTATACCTCATTGAAAATGGAATAGTTCATATTGATTTAGAAGTAACAAGTGATAAAAATATAGGTCAAGTAGAGTATAAAAAGATTAAATCAATAATTGATAATATCATTGAAAAAGAGAGTGAGTTAAGTATCTCTACAAAAATTATAGTTAAATAGAAAGTATCAAATGGTAAGTTATAAAATAGAGGTAAGAGGTATAGTTCAAGGAGTAGGGTTTAGACCATTTGTCTATAATCTTGCTTTAAAAAATGATATAAAAGGTTGGGTTAATAATGATGAAAAAGGTGTAAATATAATCA
This genomic interval carries:
- a CDS encoding TIGR00341 family protein, with amino-acid sequence MYKKVYLVSTQDTEVNEEVSRYLNERFSLNIQKVNFDEVFEDTQSLFLLNLSDEEIKIFFKNHVNSKVHIAILPNENCPSAINNYSISKSLKEAIDDAFNENLFTCIDVLMCNDTIAFNKIEIGNMHGINGYGKKSYLSNFKSFYKNLKNISFKPYTLTTSKEHSIKTVASGIIVLEHSVKDENSALKDDLSLRDGKLNAFILSPSSLISYFTYLITIFFYHKISVFSLPKSLGFIKSSSLNIKSKGNIDCVVDGVYTQKTDEINIDVLKDSICLHLGRSFENKLKKDSNQIEEKDTIKVNYLPKGELKELLLTKKLYLFKKASEDDFKDLFLSLNSSAKFSYIYLTLMILSTLVATTGLFANSTPVIIGAMILAPLMSPIISLSMGVIRANNFLISQSIRTLLIGIIMALFVSSLFTFLIPLEDITSEMKGRLHPNLLDLFVAVFSGIAGAYASAKEEVAKSLAGVAIAVALVPPLSVTGIGIGFGDLSMIYGSFLLFITNLVGITLSAALTFIILGYSPIKRAKKGLFYTGIMMALITIPLLNSFDELVVKNEYLNKLEKIEYVKIEDKMINLEVLDLYLIENGIVHIDLEVTSDKNIGQVEYKKIKSIIDNIIEKESELSISTKIIVK